A window from Engraulis encrasicolus isolate BLACKSEA-1 chromosome 11, IST_EnEncr_1.0, whole genome shotgun sequence encodes these proteins:
- the st8sia3 gene encoding sia-alpha-2,3-Gal-beta-1,4-GlcNAc-R:alpha 2,8-sialyltransferase, which yields MVRIISVLGLIMFSVALLILSLISYVSIKKDFIFTAPKYANSGGPRMYMFHAGFRSQLAMKFLDPAFTSLNNALNEDLQGKSSKWKFNRTAYLDQSKEIAKYIDVPHNFTLTRSSVRVGQLMHYDYSSHKYVFSIGENFRSLLPELSPVLNKRYNTCAVVGNSGILTGSRCGPDIDKFDFVFRCNFAPTEVFRRDVGRRTNLTTFNPSILEKYYNNLLTIQDRNNFFLSLKKLDGAILWIPAFFFHTSATVTRTLVDFFVEHRGQLKVQLAWPGNIMQYVNRYWKNKQLSPKRLSTGILMYTLASSLCDQIHLYGFWPFGWDPNTGKELPYHYYDKKGTKFNTKWQESHQLPTEFKMLFKMHAEGLLKLTLSHCA from the exons ATGGTCCGCATTATCAGTGTGCTGGGTCTGATCATGTTCAGCGTGGCGCTGCTCATACTGTCATTGATCAGCTACGTGTCAATAAAAAAAGATTTCATCTTCACGGCCCCCAAATACGCAAATTCGGGTGGGCCGCGGATGTACATGTTCCATGCCGGATTCCG GTCACAGTTGGCTATGAAGTTCCTGGATCCGGCCTTCACATCCCTCAACAATGCCCTGAATGAAGATCTGCAGGGAAAGTCATCCAAGTGGAAGTTTAACAGAACAGCATACTTAGATCAAAG caaAGAGATAGCGAAGTACATCGACGTGCCGCACAACTTCACGCTGACACGGTCGAGCGTGCGCGTGGGCCAGCTGATGCACTACGACTACTCGAGCCACAAGTACGTTTTCTCCATCGGCGAGAACTTCCGCTCGCTGCTGCCCGAGCTCTCGCCCGTGCTCAACAAGCGCTACAACACCTGTGCCGTGGTGGGCAACAGCGGGATTCTGACGGGCAGCCGCTGCGGTCCGGACATCGACAAGTTCGACTTCGTCTTTCGCTGCAACTTTGCACCCACTGAG GTGTTCCGCAGGGACGTGGGTCGGCGCACCAACCTCACCACCTTCAACCCCAGCATCCTGGAGAAGTACTACAACAACCTGCTGACCATCCAGGACCGCAACAACTTCTTCCTGAGCCTGAAGAAGCTGGACGGGGCCATCCTCTGGATACCGGCGTTCTTCTTCCACACCTCGGCCACCGTCACACGGACGCTCGTGGACTTCTTCGTGGAGCACCGGGGGCAGCTGAAGGTGCAGCTGGCCTGGCCGGGGAACATTATGCAGTATGTCAATCG ctactGGAAGAACAAGCAGCTCTCCCCCAAGCGCCTGAGCACGGGCATCCTGATGTACACGCTGGCGTCGTCGCTGTGCGACCAGATCCACCTGTACGGCTTCTGGCCGTTCGGCTGGGACCCCAACACGGGCAAGGAGCTGCCCTACCACTACTACGACAAGAAGGGCACCAAGTTCAACACCAAGTGGCAGGAGTCGCACCAGCTGCCCACCGAGTTCAAGATGCTCTTCAAGATGCACGCGGAGGGGCTGCTGAAGCTCACGCTCTCCCACTGCGCatga